The genomic segment GGGTGGCCCCCAGCGCTCGCCGTCGCCGCCGCCATGCTGCTCGCCGTGCTCGCCCGCCTGCCCTTCCTGCACACGCCCCTGACCGCGGACGAGGGCGGGTACGCCGAGGTCGCCCGACTCTGGAGTCACGGCGCCGTTCTGTACCAGGGTGCCTGGGTCGACCGCCCGCAGGGACTCCTGATCATCTTTCGGGCGATGCTCCATGTGGATGGCGGCTCCGCGGAGGCGTTACGCGCGCTGGCGGCGGTCGCGGGGGCGCTGGTGGTGGCCGTGACCATGGTCGTCACCGCCAGGCTGGCGGGGAGGATACCCGCAACCATCGCCGGTCTGGCGATGGCAACCGTCGGAGCGGCGCCGTTCATTGAATCGTTCACATTGTCCGGCGAGCTGCTCGCGTCGTTCTTCGCGGTCGCGTCGCTGCTCGCGTTCGTCTTCTACCTCGAGCGCCCGGCGCCGGGCTGGCTGATCGCCGCGGGCCTCCTGACCGGCTGCGCCGTGCTCGTCAAGCAGTCGGCGTTCGACGCGGGCGCGGCCGCGGCCGTGTACCTGGTGTGGACGCGGCGCCGGGGCGGGATCGCGCCGGCGGCGGCGCTCGTCGCGGCGGCATTCGTACCCGTGGTCGTCGCCGCCGCGACCGCCCAGAGCTTCCACGACTGGTGGTACGCGATGGTGACCTACCGCGACCAGGCCGACTCGATCCTGACGGGCTCGTTCCACGCCCGGCTCGACCAGGCCCGGCAGTCGCTGCCCGCCGCCGAGCGCGGGCTCGGCGTGCTGGCGCTGCTCGCGCTCGCGGGCTGGCGGCGGTGGCCGCTGCTCGGGGTGCTCTGGCTCGGCTTCGCTGCCCTCGCCGTGATCGGCGGCGGCAACTTCCACAACCACTACTACCAGCAGATGGTGCCGCCGCTGGCTCTCCTGGCGGGCATCGGCGGCGCCGAGCTCGTGCGGCGGCGCAAGCTGGCGTGGGCGGCCGTCGTTGCGGTCGCGCTCGCCGCCACGGTGTCCGTGACGGCGCCGCTCTGGTTCGACTCGCCGAACGCCCAGGCCGGCACCATCTTCCCCGATGACCCCCACCTGCAGACCGACGCGCAGGTCGCCCGCTACGTGCGCGCCCATACGCGCCCGGGCCAGCGCATCTTCGTCATGTGGGCCGCCGCCGACCTCTACTACCTGTCCGGCCGCGACCCGTCGTTCCGGTACATGTGGTTCCGCAACATCCAGGCGATCCCGGGCGCGCTCGGGCAGGCGCGGCGGATGCTCGGCGGCGCGCGCCCGCCCGCGCTCGTCGTCGGGATCAACTCGCCGGCGTCGATGGATCCGTCCGGCCGGACGCAGCGGATCCTGGACACGCGCTTCCGCAAGGTCGCGACCGTCGCGGGCGTGCCGATCTACGCCCCCCGGTAGGCTGGCGGCCATGGGCGTGGACTCGCATGCGGAGCGATACCTACGGCTGGGCCTCGAGCTTGGCCGACACGGTGACGACATCGTCGATGCGTACTTCGGCCCGCCCGAGCTGAAGGCCGCGGCCGCCGCCGCCGACCCGGTCGATCCGGCCCGCCTGGCGACCTCGGCCGAGGAGCTCCTGGCCGAGCTCGACGACGGCTGGCTGCGCGACCAGGTCTCCGGCGTTCGAGCCTACGCGGAGGTGCTCGCGGGCGTTTCCCGGCCGTATGCGGAGGAGGTCGAGGCCTGCTACCTGCTTCGGCCGGAGCGCACCGACGAGGCCGTCTTCGCCGAGGTGCATGAGCGCCTCGAGGAGCTGCTCCCCGGCCCCGGCACCCTGGCCGAGCGCTACGACGCCTTCCGCAAGGCGTCGTTCGTCCCCAGGGAGCGGGTCGAGCAGGTGACGGGAGACGTGATCGAGACGGCGCGCAGATGCACGCGCGAGCTCGTCGACCTCCCGGACCGCGAGGGCGTCGACGTCGAGATCGTGCACGACGTGCCCTGGATGGGCTACTGCGGATACGCCGGCGGACTGCGCAGCCAGATCTCGATCAACGGCGACCTGTCGCTCTCGTTCATCGACCTCGTCCGGCTCGTGATCCACGAGACCTATCCGGGCCACCACGTCGAGCGCTCCCTCAAGGACGGGCTGCTCGTGCGTGAGCGGGGGCTGCTCGAGGAGTCGATCGTGCTCCTGCCGACACCCCAGTCGGTGATCGCCGAGGGAATCGCGACGATCGCACCCTCCGTCCTGCTCGACCGCACCCCGCAGGCCTTCGCCGACGTGGCCGCCGCGATCGGGATCGAGATCGACTTCCCCCGCGCCGTCGCCGTCGAGGCGGCGCTCGAGGAGGCCGGCTGGGTGGAGCTGAACGCCGCGCACATGCTCTACGCCGACGGCAAGGGCGAGGACGAGGTGCGCGCCTACTTCGAGCGCTGGGCCCTCCTCGACGCCGAGTTCTCGGCGCACGCCGTGCGGTTCCTGCGCGGCACGACGAACCGCGCCTACGTCGCGTGCTATCCGACCGGCCGCGAGCTGTGCTCCGCGTACGTCGCCGGCGACCCGGCCCGCTTCCGCAGGCTGCTCTCCGAGCAGGTGCGGGTCGGCGAGCTCCTGGCCGCGGCCGGCTAGGCCGCGCAGATCGACTGGATCAGGCGCACCACAAGCTCGAGGCGGCGCTCGAACGTGGCGATCTCGATCCACTCGGCCTCGGTGTGGTCGTCGCCGCCGACGGGGCCGAGGCCGTCCAGGGTGGGGATGCCCCAGGCCCCCGTCCAGCAGCCGTCCGAGACGCCGCCCGAGAGCTCGGTGCCGATGTCGAGACCGAGGTCACGGGCGTGCCCGAGCGCGATCCGCACGAGCTCGTCGGCGAGGGGCATCGGCGGCCAGGTGCCGCGGTCGGAGAGCTCGGCGCGCACGCCGTCGTAGGGGCTCGGCCGCTCGAGCTCGGCGTGAGCGTGGTCGAGGTCTTCGGCGACGCCCGAGCGAATGTCGATGGTCGCGCGGGCCTCGCCGGGGACGGTGTTGGCGGAGTCGCCGGCGGTCACGGTGGTGACGACCGAGGTCATGTCCGGCCGGCCCTCGACGAGCCCCTCGATGCGCAGGATCTCGTGGGCGAGGGCCGAGACGGCGCTGCGGCCGAGAGCGGTGTCGGCGCCCGCGTGGGCGGGGCGGCCGTGCAGGTAGAGCGTCCGCCAGAGCGCCCCCTTTCGGGCCGAGACCATGTCGCCGTTGCGGCGGCCGCACTCGAATACGAGCGCCGCCGCCGCGCCGCGGGCGTGCTCGGCGGCCGCGGGAGCGCGCAGGCGCACCTCCTCGTCGGCGCAGATCAGCAGCCGAAGCTCCGAGAAGGGCCGCTCCGGCATCGCCGCCAGCCGCTCCACCGCCATCGCGGCGAGCACGAGCCCGCCCTTCATGTCGGCGACGCCGGGCCCCGTGCAGAGGTCGCCGTTGCGCCGGAACGGCCACCGCGCCGTCGTGCCGGCGGCGAAGACCGTGTCGGGATGGCCGAGGAGCGCGACCGCCGGCCCGCCTGAGCCGGGGAGCGTGACGATGAGGCTGCGGGCGGGGTTGTCCGGCTCGTCCACCCATTCCTGCGTGCAGCCAATTGGCGCGAGCCACTCGCCGATCAGCTGTGCGACGGCTTCCTGCTCGGTGCGCTCGGAGGGCGAGTCGATGTCGACCAGGGCCTGCAGCCGGTCGCAGAAGACGTCGGTGGGCGAGGCGGCCAAGGCGCCGGTGACTCTACATGCAGGTGTACGCTGCGGGCATGGCGGCGGTGCTCGATCGGGCGTTCGTGCGGGCCAGCGGGCCCGACGCGGTGGCGTACCTGCAGAGCATGGTGACGAACGACGTCGAGGCGGTCGAGCCGGGCGGCGGCACGTACGCGCTGCTGCTCACGCCCAAGGCGCGTGTGATCTCCGATCTCGAGGTGTTCCGTGTCGACGGCGACCTCGTTCTCGCCTGCCCGCCGCAGGCCGTCGACGACGTCGTCGAGACGCTCATCCGGGCCCGGTTCCGCAAGAAGGTCGCGTTCGATCCCGTGGAGTACGCGCTCGTCTGGGGCGATGCCGACGACGCGCTGGCGGAGCTGCAGACGCCGGCCGGCGTCGAGCGGCTGCTGGCGGCGGCGCCCGCGAACGGCGCAGCCACGGAGGCCGACTGGGAG from the Gaiellales bacterium genome contains:
- a CDS encoding M20/M25/M40 family metallo-hydrolase — encoded protein: MAASPTDVFCDRLQALVDIDSPSERTEQEAVAQLIGEWLAPIGCTQEWVDEPDNPARSLIVTLPGSGGPAVALLGHPDTVFAAGTTARWPFRRNGDLCTGPGVADMKGGLVLAAMAVERLAAMPERPFSELRLLICADEEVRLRAPAAAEHARGAAAALVFECGRRNGDMVSARKGALWRTLYLHGRPAHAGADTALGRSAVSALAHEILRIEGLVEGRPDMTSVVTTVTAGDSANTVPGEARATIDIRSGVAEDLDHAHAELERPSPYDGVRAELSDRGTWPPMPLADELVRIALGHARDLGLDIGTELSGGVSDGCWTGAWGIPTLDGLGPVGGDDHTEAEWIEIATFERRLELVVRLIQSICAA
- a CDS encoding glycine cleavage T C-terminal barrel domain-containing protein — protein: MAAVLDRAFVRASGPDAVAYLQSMVTNDVEAVEPGGGTYALLLTPKARVISDLEVFRVDGDLVLACPPQAVDDVVETLIRARFRKKVAFDPVEYALVWGDADDALAELQTPAGVERLLAAAPANGAATEADWELARIEAGMPRFGHEFDASSMPAEAGLETRAISFTKGCYPGQEPVARLHYRGHANRGVRGVRLDGAMVEPGAEVTVGGAAVGRVTSAVESPRFGPIGLAILRREVEEGAVGEAGGTPLTVVALPFS
- a CDS encoding glycosyltransferase family 39 protein, whose protein sequence is MLLAVLARLPFLHTPLTADEGGYAEVARLWSHGAVLYQGAWVDRPQGLLIIFRAMLHVDGGSAEALRALAAVAGALVVAVTMVVTARLAGRIPATIAGLAMATVGAAPFIESFTLSGELLASFFAVASLLAFVFYLERPAPGWLIAAGLLTGCAVLVKQSAFDAGAAAAVYLVWTRRRGGIAPAAALVAAAFVPVVVAAATAQSFHDWWYAMVTYRDQADSILTGSFHARLDQARQSLPAAERGLGVLALLALAGWRRWPLLGVLWLGFAALAVIGGGNFHNHYYQQMVPPLALLAGIGGAELVRRRKLAWAAVVAVALAATVSVTAPLWFDSPNAQAGTIFPDDPHLQTDAQVARYVRAHTRPGQRIFVMWAAADLYYLSGRDPSFRYMWFRNIQAIPGALGQARRMLGGARPPALVVGINSPASMDPSGRTQRILDTRFRKVATVAGVPIYAPR